A region from the Stutzerimonas stutzeri genome encodes:
- the dndB gene encoding DNA sulfur modification protein DndB, whose protein sequence is MTSTFSYTFPAIRGVQAGREYYVSMCPLRLLPRLFVFDNEELVPELRAQRSINLSRVPEIARYIVANPESYTFSAITASVDGQVSFEPVGSGSTNAFRMGTLSIDMDARFVVNDGQHRRAAIEQALAAKPELGDETIAVVFFHDRGLERCQQMFADLNRHAVKPSPSLSILYDHRSAAGNVAKHLSLSANVFRNLIETERSSLSQRSRKLFTLSALNFAVMEMCTEKDLEDFQTASTKCMEFWEAVGERIPEWVHVRNGKMTAGEVRQDFIHSHAIVLQALGRVGKCIYRDGKPDLTKALAGLSGFDWSRKNSSCWEGRAMVGGRMSKNSQNVTLTCNRIKTALGRPLSPEEQNVENAFLAAR, encoded by the coding sequence ATGACCAGCACCTTCTCCTATACCTTCCCGGCCATCCGCGGCGTCCAAGCGGGTCGGGAGTACTACGTCTCGATGTGCCCCTTGCGATTGCTGCCGAGGCTCTTCGTTTTCGACAATGAAGAGCTCGTGCCGGAGCTCAGGGCCCAGCGTTCGATCAACCTGTCCCGGGTCCCCGAAATTGCGCGGTACATCGTCGCAAACCCCGAAAGCTACACGTTCTCTGCCATCACCGCTTCGGTAGACGGGCAGGTTTCGTTTGAGCCGGTGGGGAGCGGGAGCACCAACGCATTCCGCATGGGAACGTTGTCCATTGATATGGATGCACGTTTCGTTGTGAACGATGGGCAGCATCGGCGTGCTGCGATTGAGCAAGCGCTGGCTGCTAAGCCTGAGCTCGGGGACGAGACCATTGCCGTGGTGTTCTTCCATGATCGTGGTCTAGAGCGCTGCCAGCAGATGTTTGCCGACCTCAACCGGCATGCAGTCAAGCCGTCGCCATCGTTGAGCATTCTTTATGACCATCGTAGCGCTGCGGGCAACGTTGCGAAGCACCTGAGCCTTTCCGCAAATGTCTTTCGAAACCTTATAGAAACCGAGCGCTCATCCTTGTCACAGAGGTCGCGCAAGTTGTTCACGTTGAGCGCGCTGAATTTTGCTGTCATGGAGATGTGTACCGAGAAGGACCTTGAAGATTTCCAAACCGCCTCAACCAAGTGCATGGAATTTTGGGAAGCGGTTGGTGAACGGATTCCCGAGTGGGTGCATGTGCGGAACGGGAAAATGACCGCAGGCGAGGTCCGCCAGGATTTCATCCATTCTCACGCCATCGTGCTTCAGGCGTTAGGTCGGGTTGGTAAATGCATCTATCGGGATGGAAAACCTGATTTGACTAAAGCGCTGGCCGGTCTCTCTGGATTTGATTGGTCCCGCAAGAACAGCTCGTGCTGGGAAGGGCGGGCCATGGTTGGCGGCCGGATGTCCAAGAACAGCCAAAACGTGACCCTCACGTGTAACCGGATCAAAACTGCCTTAGGGCGGCCGCTCTCGCCTGAAGAGCAAAACGTCGAAAACGCTTTCCTTGCCGCTCGGTAA
- a CDS encoding GGDEF domain-containing protein, with the protein MALDPITMLTLSVALALAAALYQAVEWRAVREPSLLFWSAGFALISVGSTLALLRVSGLLLIGIWFANGLLVTAHWLFLLGVARFRSVRLSRGWYLIFVAWAALLLLPGEQIWSKVILLLNSLLVALPTLRASLLLRSRDKSLGAGAAQLRYVLLAHSLFYFAKMIPPLVPGTLIDLSVFGGTIVQISLVEGVMAIMLIALSMTGTVRYRRERQIERLAARDPLTAMYNRRALEARAPRLLREASPARPGALLLIDIDNFKLVNDLHGHAAGDRLLIALGEMIRAVLPGGSLAARLGGDEFVILLGDATRERIVALGDGLRKRFHDNANQHFATPKPVTLSIGVSVFDQSPASLAALIEQGDVALYESKRGGRNSIRLTDRSLMSQSADGA; encoded by the coding sequence ATGGCACTCGACCCGATCACCATGTTGACGCTCTCCGTCGCCCTCGCGTTGGCGGCTGCGTTGTATCAGGCCGTCGAGTGGCGGGCCGTTCGTGAGCCGTCGCTGTTGTTCTGGAGTGCGGGCTTCGCCTTGATCAGTGTCGGCTCGACGCTCGCCCTGCTGCGTGTCAGCGGGTTGCTCCTGATTGGGATCTGGTTCGCCAATGGTCTGCTGGTGACTGCGCATTGGCTGTTTCTGCTGGGTGTCGCGCGGTTCAGGAGCGTGCGCCTGTCGCGCGGCTGGTATCTGATATTCGTCGCCTGGGCCGCACTGCTGCTACTGCCAGGCGAGCAGATCTGGTCGAAGGTCATCCTGCTGTTGAATTCTCTTCTGGTCGCGCTGCCGACGCTCAGGGCGAGTCTGCTGCTGCGCTCACGGGACAAGTCACTGGGCGCCGGTGCGGCGCAGCTGCGGTATGTGCTGCTGGCGCACAGCCTGTTCTACTTCGCCAAGATGATTCCGCCGCTGGTCCCGGGCACGCTGATCGATCTCTCGGTATTCGGCGGCACGATCGTCCAGATCTCGCTGGTCGAAGGGGTGATGGCGATCATGCTGATCGCACTGTCGATGACCGGCACCGTGCGCTACCGCAGGGAAAGGCAAATCGAGCGGCTGGCCGCGCGGGACCCGCTGACCGCCATGTATAACCGCCGCGCTCTTGAGGCAAGGGCGCCACGTTTGCTACGCGAGGCCTCGCCTGCTCGTCCGGGGGCACTGCTGCTGATCGATATCGACAACTTCAAGCTTGTTAACGATCTGCATGGCCATGCGGCGGGCGACCGGCTGCTGATCGCCCTGGGCGAGATGATTCGTGCAGTCCTGCCTGGAGGCTCGTTGGCGGCGCGACTGGGTGGTGATGAGTTCGTGATTCTGCTGGGCGACGCTACCCGTGAACGAATCGTGGCGCTGGGCGACGGGCTGCGAAAGCGTTTCCATGACAACGCGAATCAGCATTTCGCCACGCCGAAGCCTGTCACCCTGAGTATCGGCGTCAGTGTGTTTGATCAGTCTCCCGCCAGCCTTGCGGCGCTAATCGAGCAGGGCGACGTGGCGTTGTACGAATCCAAGCGCGGCGGGCGGAACAGCATCCGCCTGACTGATCGCAGCTTGATGAGCCAATCCGCGGACGGGGCTTGA
- a CDS encoding DMT family transporter codes for MNDQARGLLLVTSGIVVLSFDGLLVRLAQADGWSIVFWRGLLMFLALGVFSLTARSRASLKAQPLISAGSALLLALISIFFVLAVIHTTVANVVVVLSTAPLFAALFTRFFLREHVGLHTWLAIGVAGLGIMIVFAGAFTPTDLAGNGYALLSSAAVGANLTLLRRHPAIERMPLIALGGLAAALIAWPKAQPFGLEATSYWALVVMGLVQMPLATLLINNATRYLPSAEVALFYLLESVLGTLWVWYFLQETPASATLYGGALVIATLVVHASLTLRPRAALPA; via the coding sequence ATGAACGATCAAGCACGCGGTTTGTTGCTCGTCACGAGCGGCATCGTCGTACTCAGTTTCGATGGTCTGTTGGTGCGTCTGGCGCAGGCGGATGGCTGGAGCATCGTGTTTTGGCGCGGTCTGTTGATGTTCTTGGCGCTGGGCGTGTTTTCGCTGACCGCCAGAAGCCGGGCCAGCCTCAAGGCGCAACCGCTGATCAGCGCCGGCTCGGCCTTGTTACTGGCTTTGATTTCGATCTTCTTCGTGCTGGCGGTCATCCATACCACGGTCGCCAACGTGGTGGTGGTCCTCAGCACGGCGCCGCTGTTCGCAGCGCTATTCACGCGGTTTTTTTTACGTGAGCACGTGGGGCTGCACACTTGGCTCGCGATCGGCGTGGCGGGGCTGGGGATCATGATTGTATTTGCCGGGGCCTTCACGCCGACGGATCTGGCCGGTAATGGCTATGCGCTGCTCTCGTCGGCAGCCGTGGGCGCCAACCTTACGTTGCTACGCCGCCACCCTGCCATCGAGCGGATGCCGCTCATTGCGCTCGGTGGATTGGCGGCCGCGCTGATCGCCTGGCCCAAGGCCCAGCCGTTCGGTCTGGAAGCCACGAGCTACTGGGCATTGGTGGTCATGGGTTTGGTCCAGATGCCGCTGGCCACGCTGCTGATCAATAACGCGACCCGCTATCTGCCCTCCGCCGAGGTGGCCCTGTTCTATCTGCTGGAAAGCGTGCTGGGCACACTCTGGGTCTGGTATTTCCTGCAGGAGACGCCCGCTAGCGCGACGCTATACGGCGGTGCGCTGGTTATCGCAACGCTGGTGGTACATGCCAGCCTGACCTTGCGCCCACGCGCCGCGCTGCCGGCCTGA
- a CDS encoding TetR/AcrR family transcriptional regulator: MDKTRERLVDAALTLFVSQGVHITGVVAIAALAGVTKMTLYSHFPSKDALIVACLEERDRRWREEVASTLAKHAEPVDGMLAFFDLYERFLLRDSGRGCLFVNSAAEFPSCSHPVRLAVSRHKQGIRDNLTALAARAGVSDPASIADGLFILLEGSFVSGAMGETARLFETAKRVALCWITAQRPHELSA, encoded by the coding sequence ATGGATAAAACCCGCGAGCGCCTCGTTGATGCCGCGCTAACTCTTTTTGTCTCGCAGGGCGTGCACATTACCGGTGTGGTGGCGATCGCAGCGTTGGCAGGCGTGACGAAAATGACCCTGTACAGTCATTTCCCTTCCAAGGACGCGCTGATTGTTGCGTGCCTTGAAGAACGTGACCGTCGCTGGCGTGAGGAGGTAGCGAGCACCTTAGCGAAGCATGCCGAACCGGTTGACGGCATGCTCGCCTTCTTCGATTTGTATGAGCGCTTTCTGCTGCGCGACAGCGGCCGTGGCTGCCTGTTCGTCAACAGCGCAGCTGAATTCCCATCATGCAGTCACCCGGTCCGTTTGGCCGTGAGCCGGCATAAACAAGGGATTCGTGACAACCTCACTGCGTTGGCCGCCAGAGCAGGCGTTAGCGATCCGGCGTCGATTGCCGATGGGCTGTTCATCTTGTTGGAGGGTAGTTTTGTCAGCGGCGCCATGGGCGAGACCGCTCGGCTATTCGAGACCGCAAAACGCGTGGCACTTTGCTGGATCACAGCGCAACGCCCGCATGAGTTGAGCGCATGA
- a CDS encoding FMN-dependent NADH-azoreductase: MTHLLHLDASARPGLAGRDEHGSHSRHLGHRFVSQWLARRAQDSVTYRDIGQNRPSFTSHDWIASSFTPEERREPWMKETLIESDQLVDELIAADVLVIGTPLYNFGMPAALKAWIDQIVRPGRTIEVDESKLPDPYVPLLADRPRHAVILTARGGIGFGPGGEMAHMNHLEPNLVTALGFIGITRFHQIAIEGQETGGEVLAASVEQALREVDALVRELQTELEDPTPSLAHPRQAEPV; the protein is encoded by the coding sequence ATGACACACCTTCTGCACCTCGATGCCAGCGCCCGCCCCGGCCTTGCCGGCAGGGACGAGCACGGTTCCCACAGCCGCCACCTCGGCCACCGCTTCGTCAGCCAGTGGCTGGCCCGCCGCGCCCAGGACAGCGTGACCTACCGGGACATCGGCCAGAACCGGCCTTCTTTCACCAGCCATGACTGGATCGCGTCATCCTTCACCCCGGAAGAACGCCGAGAGCCCTGGATGAAGGAGACGCTGATCGAGAGCGACCAGCTGGTCGACGAGTTGATTGCCGCCGATGTGCTGGTCATTGGCACGCCGCTGTACAACTTCGGCATGCCCGCGGCACTCAAGGCATGGATCGACCAGATCGTGCGCCCCGGCCGGACAATCGAGGTCGACGAAAGCAAGCTACCGGATCCCTACGTCCCCCTGTTGGCTGACCGACCACGGCACGCGGTCATCCTCACGGCACGAGGCGGCATCGGCTTCGGGCCCGGCGGGGAAATGGCGCATATGAACCATCTGGAGCCGAACCTGGTGACGGCGCTCGGCTTTATCGGTATCACTCGCTTCCATCAGATCGCGATCGAAGGCCAGGAAACCGGCGGTGAGGTGCTGGCTGCTTCGGTGGAACAGGCGCTACGTGAGGTCGATGCGTTGGTGCGGGAGCTTCAGACGGAACTTGAGGATCCCACACCGAGCTTGGCTCACCCACGACAGGCCGAGCCCGTCTAG
- a CDS encoding ABZJ_00895 family protein gives MTSKNEIPVVKYVGLFALLNAALMLFFNVLAYGFDIDLGSGANIAMLMGASIITSNQFVAINKRAPDKREKNKLILGCLLSSVAISIAGVAILISVVLGPKGITETTKALPTLSTPTWLIIISAVTAFYYLMLNLSFGWHANKLAMRIQAKA, from the coding sequence ATGACATCTAAAAACGAGATACCTGTTGTTAAATATGTAGGCTTGTTTGCATTGCTAAACGCAGCATTAATGCTATTTTTCAACGTACTTGCATACGGCTTCGATATTGACCTCGGCTCCGGAGCAAACATAGCAATGCTTATGGGCGCATCCATTATTACCTCTAATCAATTTGTAGCAATCAACAAAAGAGCGCCAGACAAGAGAGAAAAAAACAAGTTGATATTAGGCTGCCTATTATCATCAGTTGCCATATCGATCGCCGGCGTAGCCATATTGATTTCCGTTGTATTAGGCCCAAAAGGGATTACTGAAACAACCAAAGCTCTTCCCACGCTCTCTACGCCGACGTGGCTCATCATTATAAGCGCGGTGACTGCGTTCTATTACTTAATGCTAAATCTCTCGTTTGGATGGCATGCGAACAAGTTAGCCATGAGAATTCAAGCAAAAGCGTAG
- the dndD gene encoding DNA sulfur modification protein DndD, with protein sequence MAKLTINQISIQNLGPFREQQSFDFSVNASRPVILVKALNGSGKTTLLTSLQIGLYGYKAVNIARRSEYDQLVSGLQRKDATGNARIDIALTIERGADLQTLTLRREWIPRESGLREIFKVYQHGFEDIALTEDWDEFINSILPVELVHLFLFDGEKIEALANPERLPQLLRRATEVFLGLGGIDALASDLKAVARRAGGKKAVAGELSEAQTQLEQYGQQLDQINERIAMLTQQQALARTELDDAQRKAQIFAVEAQRSGLQAYQQAAELKGRLELCKERHSQARAALVSALEDPLLPLAWLGPLWSSYKTQWEMDKQAQNAVLLSDEFIKRDQRILAVLEAQAPQARQAVADLLKQDLQVFEAAKQHKPVLLPSGNPAEIEPLLELAKKQLKQAQLAVEQAQRDVDKAQKAVDQIPDKEQLSGVFADMQKYTQAVSDAELKLRGLAKELDEARTSQNHFENRLNTARQKLRAESKESEFQLHSLEAAERAKTALLVFRERLLASKAQWLSEMITAEFKQLLRKRNLISRVTVEPQTYAVSIEDVNGHSLPMERLSAGERQILAIAVLSALISERKGRFPVVVDTPLARLDRKHREALIHNFFAKVSHQVLVLSTDEEVEGSVHTALEQHMSREYALTFDDESRRSIANVKAHQLQLEAAL encoded by the coding sequence ATGGCCAAGCTGACGATTAACCAGATTTCAATTCAAAACCTTGGCCCTTTTCGCGAGCAGCAAAGCTTTGACTTCAGCGTGAACGCGAGCCGCCCCGTTATCTTGGTCAAGGCACTTAACGGAAGCGGAAAAACGACTTTGCTGACGTCGCTGCAGATCGGCTTGTATGGGTATAAAGCTGTCAACATCGCTCGCCGCTCTGAGTACGATCAGTTGGTGTCTGGGCTGCAGCGTAAAGACGCTACGGGTAACGCTCGAATCGACATCGCGCTAACCATCGAGCGGGGCGCTGACCTCCAAACGCTAACCCTCAGGCGTGAATGGATCCCGCGCGAATCGGGTTTACGTGAGATTTTCAAGGTCTACCAACACGGTTTCGAAGACATTGCCCTAACTGAAGACTGGGATGAATTCATCAATAGCATTCTCCCGGTTGAGCTCGTTCACCTGTTCCTATTCGATGGCGAAAAGATCGAAGCGCTGGCCAACCCAGAGCGGTTGCCACAGCTGCTGCGTCGCGCAACCGAGGTTTTTCTTGGCCTCGGCGGTATTGACGCGTTAGCCAGCGATCTCAAGGCGGTTGCGCGCCGAGCTGGCGGCAAGAAAGCCGTAGCGGGTGAGCTGAGCGAAGCGCAAACGCAGTTGGAGCAATATGGGCAACAGCTGGATCAGATCAACGAACGCATAGCGATGCTCACGCAGCAGCAGGCTCTGGCGCGTACAGAGTTGGATGATGCCCAGCGCAAAGCACAAATCTTTGCAGTAGAGGCGCAGCGGAGTGGTTTGCAAGCGTATCAGCAGGCCGCCGAGCTCAAGGGGCGCCTGGAGCTGTGTAAGGAACGGCACAGCCAGGCGCGGGCCGCACTGGTCTCGGCATTGGAAGACCCTCTTTTACCGTTGGCTTGGCTCGGACCGTTATGGAGCAGCTATAAAACGCAGTGGGAGATGGACAAGCAAGCCCAGAACGCAGTGCTACTGAGTGATGAGTTCATCAAGCGCGATCAACGCATCCTCGCCGTATTAGAAGCCCAGGCTCCGCAGGCACGGCAGGCCGTGGCGGATCTGCTTAAACAGGACCTGCAGGTATTTGAGGCCGCGAAACAGCATAAGCCCGTACTCTTGCCCAGCGGTAATCCAGCAGAGATCGAGCCGCTATTAGAACTGGCCAAAAAACAGCTGAAACAAGCACAGTTAGCGGTCGAGCAGGCTCAGCGAGATGTAGATAAAGCCCAGAAGGCAGTCGATCAGATTCCTGACAAGGAACAGTTATCCGGCGTGTTTGCGGATATGCAGAAGTACACGCAAGCCGTTTCAGACGCAGAGCTGAAATTGCGTGGGCTGGCAAAAGAGTTGGATGAAGCGCGGACCAGCCAAAACCACTTTGAAAACCGGCTTAACACTGCCCGCCAGAAGCTACGTGCAGAATCAAAAGAAAGTGAATTTCAGCTTCATAGCCTCGAGGCCGCAGAGCGTGCTAAGACGGCTCTGCTTGTATTTCGTGAGCGACTATTGGCCTCTAAGGCGCAATGGCTTTCAGAAATGATCACGGCAGAGTTCAAGCAACTGCTGCGCAAGCGCAATCTAATTTCCCGAGTGACAGTGGAACCCCAAACCTATGCGGTATCCATTGAAGACGTGAATGGCCACAGCTTACCTATGGAACGCTTGTCTGCGGGCGAGAGGCAGATTCTCGCTATTGCCGTGCTTAGCGCATTGATCAGCGAGCGAAAGGGGCGCTTCCCTGTTGTGGTAGATACTCCGTTGGCCCGGCTGGATCGCAAACATCGTGAGGCACTGATCCATAACTTCTTTGCCAAGGTATCTCATCAGGTGTTAGTGCTTTCCACTGATGAAGAGGTAGAGGGCAGCGTGCATACCGCTCTGGAACAGCATATGAGCCGTGAATACGCGCTTACCTTTGACGATGAAAGTCGCCGCAGCATTGCCAATGTAAAAGCCCATCAGCTCCAGCTGGAGGCCGCCTTGTGA
- a CDS encoding LysR substrate-binding domain-containing protein produces MAHRWLPSLSALRAFEAAARHESAKQAAEELNVTATAISHQIRSLEESLGVALFLRKPRQLALTVQGRELQQTLETAFDSISATVERLSAGPCRQAITLTTTPAIAVRWLVPWVCMLRESHPDIDLRFHTSHEPVALDGVTADIAIRYGDGRWPGLVAEKLIDNTFVPICSPLLGLRAAADLPNHPLIHFRARGATSAPIHWSSWQKLANVPGLDVSAGLAFSDETHAISAAIGAQGVALMSRQLIEDEVRAGRLMQPFGPEMEGKPFHLVYPESRRDDPTVLAVRDWVMAVPGGVCEL; encoded by the coding sequence ATGGCGCATCGCTGGTTACCTTCGCTTTCCGCCCTGCGAGCCTTCGAAGCGGCCGCCCGCCATGAGAGCGCCAAGCAGGCTGCCGAGGAGTTGAACGTCACCGCCACGGCCATCAGCCACCAGATTCGTTCGCTGGAAGAGTCACTCGGTGTTGCGCTGTTTCTGCGCAAACCCAGGCAGTTGGCACTCACCGTCCAAGGCCGTGAGTTGCAACAGACCCTGGAGACGGCATTCGACAGCATCAGCGCAACGGTCGAGCGCCTCAGCGCGGGGCCCTGCCGCCAGGCGATCACGCTTACCACCACGCCGGCCATCGCCGTGCGCTGGCTGGTGCCCTGGGTCTGCATGCTGCGTGAATCCCATCCCGATATCGATCTGCGCTTCCATACCTCCCACGAGCCGGTGGCGCTGGATGGCGTTACGGCGGATATCGCCATCCGCTACGGCGATGGCCGCTGGCCAGGGCTGGTGGCCGAAAAGCTGATCGACAACACCTTCGTCCCGATCTGCAGCCCATTGCTGGGCCTTCGCGCCGCCGCCGACCTGCCCAACCACCCGCTGATCCACTTCCGCGCCCGGGGCGCCACTTCCGCTCCGATTCACTGGTCGTCGTGGCAGAAGCTGGCCAATGTGCCGGGGCTGGATGTCAGTGCCGGGTTGGCCTTCTCCGACGAGACCCACGCCATCTCAGCCGCCATCGGCGCGCAGGGTGTGGCCTTGATGAGCCGTCAGTTGATCGAGGACGAGGTGAGGGCAGGCCGGCTGATGCAGCCGTTCGGGCCGGAGATGGAAGGCAAGCCGTTTCACCTCGTGTACCCGGAGAGCCGCCGGGACGATCCGACGGTGCTGGCCGTGCGAGACTGGGTCATGGCGGTGCCGGGTGGGGTGTGTGAGCTGTAG
- a CDS encoding TfoX/Sxy family protein → MATDKDFVDYVAEQIGLGNRLTYRKMFGEYALYLDAKVVAFVCDNSLFIKPSEAALALAPELPQGPPYPGAKNYPVADELLDDADALRRLVIETARVLPAPKPPRPRKKKPDAAKD, encoded by the coding sequence ATGGCCACCGATAAAGACTTCGTGGACTACGTGGCGGAGCAGATCGGCCTCGGGAACCGGCTGACCTATCGGAAAATGTTCGGGGAGTACGCGCTTTATCTGGACGCGAAGGTGGTCGCCTTCGTCTGCGACAACAGCCTGTTCATCAAACCCTCCGAGGCGGCGCTCGCCCTCGCGCCGGAGCTGCCCCAAGGCCCGCCCTACCCCGGCGCCAAGAACTATCCGGTAGCCGACGAGCTGCTGGATGACGCCGACGCACTGCGCCGTCTGGTGATCGAAACCGCCAGGGTGCTACCCGCTCCCAAACCACCCCGACCGCGCAAGAAGAAGCCAGACGCCGCGAAAGACTAG
- the dndC gene encoding DNA phosphorothioation system sulfurtransferase DndC, producing the protein MTPPESIIQEIQNIYLSDSMPWIVGYSGGKDSTASLQLIWNAVAALPAEQRTKEIHVISTDTLVENPVIAAWVAGSLKTMEYEAERQGLPFVPRRLTPSLESRFWVNLIGKGYPTPRNRFRWCTDRLKISASEKYIQDLSEANNEAILVLGQRRGESAARDKVMDVYSGSSRDRLSRNGNPKLSRVWVYLPIETWSSDDVWMYILTEPNPWGVDNQDLFDIYKGATPDAECPVVVDKSTPSCGDSRFGCYVCTMVSQDKSMGAMIQNDEQKSWMQPILNFRNNYLTIHDWDKRDFQRMNGRIKIMNERDELIHGPYLQDYRATLLEELLRTQKTVRAAKVPGHDQIELIPLEEMDAIRRIWVEEKGEIEDLVPQIYQRVFDEPYPGKPLEQHPLEPEDLGILKEVAAELDPEAADRLYRLTRNLLGVQFQSMQSQKRSLHLDRLDAVLKANAFRTEEEALAFAVKHKHMSEKDEPVSDDEVELIPHVQEEVEA; encoded by the coding sequence ATGACTCCTCCTGAGTCCATCATTCAAGAAATCCAGAACATCTATCTATCCGACTCTATGCCCTGGATTGTCGGCTATAGCGGTGGGAAGGATTCAACCGCATCGCTCCAGCTTATCTGGAATGCCGTGGCTGCGTTGCCAGCTGAGCAGCGCACCAAAGAAATTCACGTCATCAGTACTGACACTCTGGTTGAGAACCCGGTAATTGCTGCTTGGGTCGCCGGCTCGTTGAAGACAATGGAATATGAGGCCGAGCGCCAAGGGTTGCCGTTTGTACCCAGGCGACTAACACCATCCTTGGAAAGCCGCTTTTGGGTGAACCTCATTGGTAAAGGCTATCCAACCCCGCGCAATCGGTTCCGTTGGTGTACTGACCGACTGAAAATCAGTGCTTCCGAGAAGTACATCCAGGACCTGTCTGAGGCGAATAACGAAGCGATCTTGGTGCTGGGACAAAGGCGTGGCGAGAGTGCTGCTCGTGACAAGGTCATGGACGTATATAGCGGCAGCTCTCGCGACCGTTTGAGCCGTAACGGCAATCCAAAACTTTCCCGCGTATGGGTCTATTTGCCCATCGAAACGTGGAGCAGTGACGATGTCTGGATGTACATCCTGACGGAGCCAAACCCGTGGGGTGTCGATAACCAAGATCTGTTCGATATTTACAAAGGCGCCACGCCCGATGCGGAGTGCCCCGTCGTCGTCGATAAATCCACGCCTAGTTGTGGCGACAGCCGCTTCGGTTGCTACGTTTGCACCATGGTGTCTCAGGACAAGTCCATGGGCGCGATGATTCAGAATGACGAGCAGAAATCATGGATGCAGCCGATTCTGAATTTCCGTAATAACTATCTGACCATCCACGACTGGGACAAGCGGGACTTCCAGCGCATGAACGGCCGGATCAAGATCATGAACGAGCGTGATGAGCTGATTCACGGCCCTTATCTTCAAGATTACCGCGCCACATTGCTTGAAGAGCTGCTACGCACCCAGAAAACGGTGCGTGCAGCCAAAGTGCCAGGTCACGATCAGATCGAGCTGATTCCATTGGAGGAAATGGACGCGATTCGTCGAATCTGGGTTGAGGAAAAGGGCGAAATCGAGGACCTGGTGCCGCAGATCTATCAGCGTGTCTTTGATGAGCCTTATCCAGGTAAACCGCTTGAGCAGCACCCGCTTGAGCCAGAAGACCTTGGGATATTGAAAGAGGTAGCTGCGGAGCTCGATCCTGAGGCTGCAGATCGGCTCTACCGACTGACGCGTAACCTTTTAGGTGTGCAGTTCCAGTCGATGCAATCTCAAAAACGCTCTTTGCATCTGGATCGTCTAGACGCCGTTCTTAAGGCGAATGCATTCCGGACGGAAGAGGAGGCGTTGGCCTTTGCTGTTAAGCATAAACACATGAGCGAGAAAGATGAGCCAGTTTCAGATGATGAGGTTGAGTTGATCCCGCACGTCCAAGAAGAAGTTGAAGCATAA
- a CDS encoding DMT family transporter, with translation MKVGLLAAIAATFSWSLLYIFPSLIGDYSLFDLAVVSYGFAGLGSLLVLYTYRSEVKKLTSTDWAWAALLGFLGYIGYFFLITTAVLAAGPVIPPVMMGSVPIVLAIAGNMRSASVPWRTIAGPLMVAALGIGLFNLSVFDFSDAAQMRTTSSILLGLFVSLLAIASWTGFGLLNESALARRSGMSPMLWSAMLIFMCSVEMLAFIPVGLYLDLSNFADQPSGLAGTDALLICGAIQGLGATLAGAWAWSVATRRLPLALSAQLIASQTLYATALGLFVHHRWPSAAEAIGTGLLFLGVVWAIQAFYRRQARTDSVGGSPERLMANKTT, from the coding sequence ATGAAGGTAGGCCTGCTCGCAGCGATTGCTGCCACGTTTTCCTGGTCGCTGCTCTACATCTTTCCAAGCCTGATCGGCGATTACAGTCTGTTCGACCTCGCTGTGGTGAGCTATGGCTTCGCCGGGCTGGGTAGCCTGCTGGTTTTGTACACGTACCGCAGCGAAGTCAAGAAACTCACTTCGACCGACTGGGCCTGGGCCGCGCTCTTGGGCTTTCTTGGCTACATCGGTTATTTCTTTCTGATCACTACCGCCGTCTTGGCAGCCGGGCCTGTTATCCCTCCGGTGATGATGGGTTCTGTTCCTATCGTTCTCGCCATTGCCGGCAACATGCGCAGCGCCAGCGTGCCTTGGCGCACCATTGCCGGACCATTGATGGTGGCGGCGTTGGGGATAGGCCTGTTCAACTTGAGCGTGTTCGATTTCAGCGATGCGGCGCAGATGCGTACTACCAGTTCGATACTGCTTGGGCTATTTGTCTCTCTGCTGGCAATCGCATCCTGGACTGGCTTCGGCTTGTTGAACGAAAGCGCCCTAGCCCGACGTTCAGGCATGTCACCCATGCTTTGGTCCGCCATGCTGATTTTTATGTGCAGTGTAGAGATGCTGGCTTTCATCCCGGTGGGGCTGTATCTGGACCTCTCCAATTTCGCGGACCAACCGAGTGGCTTGGCTGGTACCGATGCGCTTCTCATATGCGGCGCGATTCAAGGGCTTGGCGCTACGCTCGCCGGTGCCTGGGCGTGGTCAGTCGCAACCCGTCGCCTGCCGCTGGCGCTCAGCGCGCAGCTGATTGCCAGTCAAACGCTCTACGCAACCGCACTAGGCCTGTTCGTCCATCACCGCTGGCCTTCTGCTGCCGAAGCAATCGGGACAGGCTTGCTGTTCTTAGGCGTGGTATGGGCCATTCAGGCGTTCTATCGCAGGCAAGCACGTACTGACAGCGTCGGCGGCAGTCCTGAGCGACTCATGGCTAACAAAACGACATGA